A genomic segment from Pyruvatibacter sp. encodes:
- a CDS encoding ABC transporter substrate-binding protein codes for MFVSLKSVLIAAITCVGAITSLPASALSCPIDRPIVFAGLDWDSARFHNAVAGRLLSAGYGCETTSIPGATIPLNNGVARGDIDVIMEVWRNNLPDVWVKAVERGQVRDIGPNFPDAVQGWYVPRYVVEGPDAPAPDLKQVNDLPRYKHLFDDREEPGKGRFYNCIAGWACEIVNTRKLEAYGLNDHYTNFLPGTGEALAAAVAGAIKRQRPILFYYWSPTWLTGMYDLVRLDEPPFEAEAFDTLRRVDAPLQGGVAYPPAVVAIGVNTQFEAQAPNIVRVLTAYETTSQNVSAALAAMRESDLSASEAADVFLQQNPDLWADWVSTEARARVLSALAGK; via the coding sequence ATGTTTGTAAGTCTGAAAAGTGTTCTGATCGCCGCCATCACCTGTGTGGGCGCAATCACATCCCTTCCCGCATCTGCATTATCCTGCCCGATTGACCGCCCCATCGTGTTTGCCGGGCTTGACTGGGATTCGGCCCGCTTTCACAACGCCGTTGCAGGAAGACTGTTGAGCGCCGGCTATGGCTGCGAAACAACTAGCATTCCCGGCGCAACCATTCCCCTCAACAACGGCGTGGCGCGCGGTGACATAGACGTCATCATGGAAGTCTGGCGCAACAACCTGCCAGACGTTTGGGTCAAGGCTGTTGAACGCGGCCAGGTGCGAGACATCGGTCCCAATTTTCCCGATGCTGTGCAGGGCTGGTACGTGCCGCGTTACGTAGTCGAAGGGCCGGATGCGCCCGCGCCCGACCTGAAACAGGTCAACGACCTGCCACGCTACAAGCACCTGTTTGATGATCGCGAGGAGCCGGGCAAGGGCCGCTTTTATAACTGTATTGCGGGCTGGGCGTGTGAGATCGTGAACACACGCAAACTTGAAGCCTACGGACTAAACGATCATTACACGAATTTTCTGCCCGGCACCGGCGAGGCCCTGGCCGCTGCCGTGGCTGGTGCAATCAAACGTCAGCGCCCGATCCTTTTTTACTATTGGTCCCCTACCTGGCTGACGGGTATGTACGACCTCGTAAGGCTGGACGAACCACCGTTTGAAGCTGAGGCTTTCGATACCCTGCGCAGGGTGGATGCGCCCCTGCAGGGAGGTGTTGCCTACCCACCGGCAGTGGTTGCCATTGGCGTCAATACACAGTTTGAGGCCCAGGCTCCCAATATTGTCCGTGTACTGACTGCCTACGAAACAACGTCGCAAAACGTATCAGCCGCGCTGGCGGCCATGCGCGAAAGCGATCTGTCCGCAAGCGAGGCGGCAGATGTTTTCCTGCAACAAAACCCCGATCTGTGGGCAGACTGGGTGAGCACTGAGGCCCGCGCACGCGTGCTATCAGCCCTTGCCGGGAAATAA
- a CDS encoding ABC transporter permease subunit: MFPDLGTPLRDAANTAVDWLIVTHGRSFDAVSDALLTAFLLVEAPLRALPPWAVLVLVGVLAFLAARKVWLAVFCVAGMWFIGALGVWDEAMQSLAIVLVSVALCAVMGVPLGIAMARSAHVRALVTPVLDLMQTIPSFVYLIPVAMLLGLGKVPAILATIVYALPPLARLTDLGLRLIEKELLEAADAFGASRRQRLVSIELPLAVPNILQGINQTTMMALAMVVIASMIGARGLGQTVLEGLQRADIGKGLIGGTAIVLLAIILDRITQAFGARTTDRAAGRTISKS; this comes from the coding sequence ATGTTTCCTGATCTTGGCACCCCGCTGCGTGACGCTGCCAACACAGCAGTTGATTGGCTCATCGTGACCCATGGGCGCAGCTTTGATGCAGTCTCGGATGCGTTGCTGACAGCGTTCTTGCTGGTCGAAGCCCCCCTGCGCGCCCTGCCGCCATGGGCTGTTCTGGTGCTTGTGGGTGTGCTGGCATTTCTTGCCGCCCGTAAGGTGTGGCTCGCAGTGTTCTGCGTTGCGGGCATGTGGTTCATCGGCGCGCTGGGCGTATGGGATGAAGCCATGCAGAGCCTCGCAATTGTTCTGGTGTCGGTCGCCTTATGCGCCGTCATGGGCGTGCCGCTGGGTATTGCCATGGCCAGAAGCGCGCACGTGAGAGCGCTCGTCACTCCGGTGCTGGATCTGATGCAGACAATTCCCAGTTTCGTCTATCTGATCCCCGTCGCCATGCTGCTGGGACTTGGCAAGGTACCCGCCATTCTGGCCACCATCGTTTATGCCTTGCCACCCCTTGCCCGCCTGACCGACCTGGGCCTGCGCCTCATCGAAAAAGAGCTGCTGGAAGCGGCAGACGCCTTCGGTGCATCCCGCCGCCAGCGTCTGGTTTCCATAGAGCTACCACTCGCTGTCCCCAACATTCTGCAAGGCATCAACCAGACCACAATGATGGCACTGGCCATGGTTGTGATTGCCTCAATGATTGGTGCGCGCGGTCTTGGGCAGACGGTGCTTGAAGGTCTGCAACGTGCCGATATTGGTAAAGGCCTGATCGGCGGCACAGCCATTGTGCTGCTGGCAATCATTCTTGACCGCATCACCCAGGCTTTTGGTGCACGCACCACAGACCGCGCCGCAGGTCGGACGATATCAAAATCATGA
- a CDS encoding ATP-binding cassette domain-containing protein: MITLDAVTCLFGPAQQQALCAARQGAGRARIRDSLSTTLALHDVSLSISEGELFVVMGLSGSGKSTLVRLINGLIKPNAGTVEVMGSSVSDMSAKQLAAFRRQRIAMVFQSFALFPHLSVGANVSFGLKVMGQSRDVCVQKADQWLSRVGLDGYADTNPAELSGGMRQRVGLARALAVDAPIMLMDEPFSALDPLTRADLQSLLVDLQAELARTIVFVTHDFAEATRLATRIAVLDEGTVAQIGAPNDLRHTPATPQVARFVASATTPAD, translated from the coding sequence ATGATTACGCTTGATGCTGTCACCTGTTTGTTTGGTCCCGCACAACAGCAGGCTTTGTGTGCTGCCCGTCAGGGAGCCGGGCGCGCGCGCATTCGCGATAGCCTCTCCACCACACTGGCACTGCACGATGTGTCGCTTTCCATTAGCGAGGGTGAACTGTTCGTGGTTATGGGGCTTTCAGGCTCCGGCAAGTCTACGCTTGTTCGTCTCATCAATGGTCTTATCAAACCAAATGCCGGCACCGTTGAGGTGATGGGCAGTAGCGTCTCAGACATGTCAGCAAAACAGCTAGCCGCCTTCCGTCGGCAGCGCATCGCCATGGTGTTTCAGAGTTTTGCGTTGTTCCCACATCTCAGTGTCGGGGCCAATGTCAGCTTCGGCCTCAAGGTTATGGGGCAATCGCGCGATGTGTGTGTGCAAAAGGCGGATCAATGGCTCAGCCGCGTCGGTCTTGATGGCTACGCTGACACAAACCCTGCAGAGCTTTCCGGTGGTATGCGCCAGCGCGTCGGCCTGGCTCGCGCACTGGCCGTGGACGCTCCCATCATGCTGATGGACGAGCCGTTTTCAGCGCTCGACCCCCTAACCCGCGCTGACCTGCAGTCACTTCTTGTTGACCTGCAGGCCGAACTTGCCCGCACAATTGTCTTTGTCACCCATGATTTTGCAGAAGCCACGCGACTGGCCACCCGCATTGCGGTGCTGGATGAAGGCACCGTGGCGCAGATCGGCGCGCCGAACGACCTGCGACATACCCCGGCAACGCCCCAGGTCGCCCGCTTTGTTGCCTCGGCAACCACCCCCGCCGACTGA
- a CDS encoding deoxyribodipyrimidine photo-lyase translates to MPADPIIVWFRQDLRIADNPALVAAVDAGAPVLPVYVLDDATSSDWRMGGASRWWLHHALASLADDLKGINSTLILRQGNSSDVLDQLIDETGAQSVFWNRCYEPDAISRDKALKAGLLDRGIEARSFNASLLFEPWTIETKTGGPYRVFSPFWRACMGKTAGLEHAYAKPKNLQAPASWPASDTLSDWSLTPTSPDWAEGFSKMWQPGTKGALDRLSRFLDDTINDYPDARDCPGVDGTSGLSPHLHFGDIGPRQVYWAARDAADDGRATDKAVKKFVAELGWREFSYHLLYHFPAIPTDNFQDKFDDFPWRQDDDGLRAWQRGMTGYPMVDAGMRQLWQTGWMHNRVRMIVASFLVKHLMIHWHEGEKWFWDTLVDADLANNAASWQWVAGSGADAAPYFRIFNPITQGQKFDANGDYIRRYVPELSKLPDKYIHSPWTAPEEVLDEAGINLGTDYPDPVVDHSDARTRALDGYQEIRKAG, encoded by the coding sequence GTGCCTGCAGACCCCATCATCGTCTGGTTTCGCCAGGATCTGCGTATTGCCGATAATCCGGCACTTGTCGCGGCTGTCGATGCGGGCGCGCCGGTGCTGCCCGTTTATGTGCTCGACGATGCAACATCCTCAGACTGGCGCATGGGCGGGGCAAGCCGATGGTGGCTGCATCATGCCCTCGCGTCGCTGGCCGATGACCTAAAAGGCATAAACAGCACCCTCATTCTGCGGCAGGGCAACAGCAGCGACGTGCTGGATCAACTGATTGATGAGACCGGTGCGCAATCAGTCTTCTGGAACCGCTGCTACGAACCGGACGCCATCAGTCGCGACAAGGCGCTGAAGGCTGGTCTGCTTGACCGCGGCATTGAGGCCCGCAGCTTTAATGCAAGCCTGCTGTTTGAGCCGTGGACAATAGAAACAAAAACCGGCGGTCCCTATCGTGTTTTCTCGCCTTTCTGGCGCGCCTGCATGGGCAAGACCGCAGGGCTTGAGCACGCCTACGCCAAACCCAAAAATCTTCAGGCACCCGCCTCATGGCCTGCCTCGGATACGCTGTCAGACTGGTCGCTCACTCCCACATCACCTGATTGGGCGGAAGGTTTCAGCAAAATGTGGCAGCCAGGCACCAAAGGTGCGCTTGATCGCCTGTCGCGTTTTCTGGATGACACCATAAACGACTACCCTGACGCCCGTGACTGCCCAGGCGTGGACGGCACGTCCGGCCTGTCGCCGCATCTGCATTTTGGTGACATCGGTCCGCGGCAGGTTTACTGGGCGGCCCGCGATGCCGCCGACGACGGGCGCGCAACCGACAAAGCCGTCAAGAAGTTTGTAGCTGAACTGGGCTGGCGCGAGTTTTCCTATCACCTGCTTTACCATTTTCCGGCCATTCCCACGGACAACTTCCAGGACAAGTTTGATGATTTTCCGTGGCGGCAGGACGACGACGGCCTGCGCGCATGGCAACGCGGCATGACCGGCTATCCCATGGTGGACGCGGGAATGCGCCAGCTCTGGCAGACCGGATGGATGCACAACCGTGTACGGATGATTGTGGCGTCGTTTCTGGTCAAACACCTGATGATCCACTGGCATGAAGGTGAAAAGTGGTTCTGGGATACGCTGGTGGACGCAGACCTCGCCAACAACGCAGCGAGCTGGCAATGGGTCGCAGGCTCCGGAGCAGACGCCGCGCCCTATTTTCGGATATTCAATCCCATCACGCAGGGCCAGAAGTTTGATGCCAACGGCGACTACATTCGCCGGTACGTACCCGAACTTTCAAAACTGCCCGACAAATACATCCACAGCCCGTGGACAGCGCCTGAGGAAGTGCTTGACGAGGCCGGTATAAATCTGGGTACTGACTATCCAGATCCGGTCGTGGACCACTCAGATGCCCGTACACGCGCCCTGGACGGGTATCAGGAAATCAGGAAAGCCGGCTGA
- a CDS encoding FAD-dependent oxidoreductase, translating into MRIAIVGTGISANSAAYVLSREHDVTVYEKDSRIGGHSNTVDVDYDGTPIAVDTGFIVYNEHNYPNLTKLFADLGVQTRESDMSFGVSTMNGAFEWSGRTVRSVFAQRRNLFSPGFIFMLREIFRFNRLARKDLAAGLSEGLSLGDYLSAHKFSARFRRDYLLPMGAAIWSTPASEMLRFPARSFLDFFRNHRLIDEDRPMWRTVVGGSRAYVEKLTAPFADNIRVNTGVASITRTPDGVLVTDTNDDTSQFDRIVIGAHSDEALAMLADPTEDETRLLGAIRYGPNTVYLHRDPSLMPRRKRAWSAWNYMSPGRIDRGGSLSVTYWMNQLQSIDNKHPIFVSLNPATAPDPALTFQRMEYTHPMFDAAALDAQEKINAIQGTGNTWYCGAWLGYGFHEDGLKSGLAAAQMVLASAPATTDKNAVQIDPFVEAAE; encoded by the coding sequence ATGAGAATTGCAATTGTCGGTACCGGCATTTCTGCCAATAGCGCAGCCTATGTGCTGTCACGTGAGCATGACGTAACGGTCTATGAAAAAGACAGCCGCATCGGAGGTCACTCCAATACGGTGGACGTTGACTATGACGGAACGCCTATTGCCGTTGATACCGGGTTCATTGTCTATAACGAGCACAACTACCCCAACCTGACAAAGCTGTTTGCAGACCTCGGCGTGCAAACCCGCGAGAGCGACATGAGCTTTGGCGTCTCCACCATGAACGGCGCGTTTGAGTGGTCCGGCCGCACGGTACGCAGCGTGTTTGCTCAGCGGCGCAACCTGTTCAGCCCCGGCTTCATTTTCATGCTGCGCGAGATTTTCAGGTTCAATCGTCTGGCCCGCAAGGATCTGGCGGCGGGCCTGTCTGAAGGCCTGTCGCTTGGCGACTATCTGAGCGCCCACAAGTTTTCCGCCCGCTTCAGGCGCGATTATCTGCTGCCCATGGGGGCCGCCATCTGGTCCACACCTGCAAGCGAGATGCTGCGCTTCCCGGCCCGCAGCTTCCTTGATTTTTTCCGAAATCACCGTCTGATCGACGAAGATCGTCCTATGTGGCGCACCGTTGTGGGTGGCTCGCGTGCCTATGTGGAAAAGCTCACAGCACCCTTCGCCGACAATATCCGCGTCAATACCGGCGTTGCCAGCATCACCCGCACGCCCGACGGCGTGTTGGTAACGGACACAAACGACGACACAAGCCAGTTTGACCGCATCGTCATCGGTGCCCATTCAGACGAAGCGCTGGCCATGCTCGCAGACCCCACCGAAGATGAAACCCGTTTGCTGGGGGCCATCCGCTATGGTCCCAATACGGTCTATTTGCACCGCGACCCGAGCCTCATGCCCCGCCGCAAGCGCGCATGGTCAGCCTGGAACTACATGTCGCCAGGCCGCATTGATCGCGGCGGGTCACTGTCCGTCACCTACTGGATGAACCAGTTGCAGAGCATCGACAACAAGCACCCTATTTTCGTGAGCCTGAACCCCGCCACGGCACCCGACCCTGCTCTTACGTTTCAGCGGATGGAATACACTCACCCGATGTTTGATGCCGCAGCCCTTGATGCGCAGGAGAAAATCAACGCCATTCAGGGTACCGGAAACACCTGGTATTGTGGTGCGTGGCTCGGTTACGGCTTCCACGAAGATGGCCTCAAGTCCGGTCTGGCTGCCGCGCAGATGGTGCTTGCCTCAGCACCTGCGACAACTGACAAGAATGCGGTACAAATTGATCCGTTTGTCGAGGCCGCAGAGTGA
- a CDS encoding DUF1365 domain-containing protein, whose product MNTAPATLYFGRVMHARTRPTEHRFSYSVFSMLLDIDALQQTARRSALFSLNRFNLFSFHERDHGARDGTPLREHIVSLLNDAGLDEPGQIKLLCYPRILGYVFNPLSVYYCYSQDGELTALVYQVHNTFGDTHSYVAPVTASEKHGRIVRQSRDKHLHVSPFVGMAASYSFALDDPAQTIGVHIREADEDGSFLLATFDGTARSFTTSRLVQAFFRYPLMTVKIIGAIHFEALRLWLKGVPYFARPAQKPPRSSVHGPSSGPRGNAIDPAKAPENSYTSNETTKVA is encoded by the coding sequence GTGAACACCGCGCCCGCCACACTTTACTTTGGCCGCGTCATGCACGCCCGCACCCGGCCGACTGAGCACAGGTTCAGCTACAGCGTGTTTTCCATGTTGCTGGACATTGATGCTCTGCAACAAACTGCGCGCCGCAGCGCCCTTTTTTCGCTGAACCGTTTCAACCTGTTCAGCTTCCATGAGCGCGACCATGGCGCACGCGACGGCACGCCATTGCGTGAGCATATCGTCAGCCTGCTGAACGATGCAGGGCTTGACGAGCCGGGTCAGATCAAGCTGCTGTGCTACCCGCGTATTCTTGGATACGTATTCAATCCGCTGTCGGTCTATTACTGCTACAGTCAGGATGGCGAACTGACGGCGCTTGTTTATCAGGTACACAATACATTTGGCGACACACACAGCTATGTGGCGCCTGTCACCGCATCTGAAAAACACGGGCGCATCGTGCGCCAGAGCCGCGACAAGCATCTGCACGTCTCACCCTTCGTTGGCATGGCCGCGTCTTACAGCTTCGCCCTTGATGATCCGGCACAAACCATCGGCGTCCATATTCGCGAAGCAGATGAGGACGGGTCTTTTCTGCTGGCAACTTTTGATGGCACCGCCCGCAGCTTTACAACCTCCAGATTGGTGCAGGCGTTTTTCCGTTATCCGCTGATGACGGTCAAAATCATCGGGGCCATACACTTTGAAGCGCTTCGGCTGTGGCTCAAGGGTGTGCCATATTTTGCCAGGCCCGCCCAAAAGCCGCCGCGCTCCAGCGTTCATGGACCGTCATCGGGTCCACGCGGCAATGCTATTGATCCTGCAAAAGCGCCTGAAAACAGCTATACTTCCAACGAGACCACAAAAGTAGCGTGA
- a CDS encoding cyclopropane-fatty-acyl-phospholipid synthase family protein — protein sequence MSQLDASSTGTRKGSAPVLATPDVLQQLTGVPRLVRWALTMLLRIRWGSLTVRLPDGIALRFEGREPGQHGEVEVLTYRATRKLMAGGGIGFGEAYMDGHVDSPDMAKFLEVFARNRAMMMDTMRTGLFDWVNKLYHKLHANTRRGSKRNIHAHYDLGNEFYGLWLDETMSYSSAIFKPGVNDLASAQREKYRALATAMQLQPDHHVLEIGCGWGGFAEYAAGEIGCRVTGITISQQQLDYARARMASAGLSDKVELRFQDYRDVDEKFDRVASIEMFEAVGEAYWPAYFKQVHDVLRPGGKAGLQIITIADEAFEDYRSTADFIQRYIFPGGMLPSPTILREQISHAGLTLTGNREFGPDYARTLRLWQQRFAEAWPTIEPLGFDERFRRLWHFYLAYCEAGFCSANTDVTQVTLARA from the coding sequence ATGTCTCAGTTGGATGCATCATCGACAGGCACCCGGAAGGGTTCAGCGCCGGTATTGGCAACGCCTGACGTGCTTCAGCAGCTAACGGGTGTCCCCCGGCTTGTGCGCTGGGCGCTCACCATGTTGCTGCGTATCAGGTGGGGCTCACTCACCGTGCGTCTGCCTGATGGCATTGCGCTGCGCTTTGAAGGCCGCGAACCCGGCCAGCATGGCGAAGTGGAGGTGCTGACCTACCGCGCCACACGCAAGCTGATGGCCGGAGGCGGCATCGGCTTCGGCGAGGCCTACATGGACGGTCACGTTGATTCACCGGACATGGCGAAGTTTCTGGAAGTGTTCGCCCGCAACCGCGCCATGATGATGGACACCATGCGCACAGGCCTGTTTGACTGGGTCAACAAGCTCTATCACAAGCTGCACGCCAACACGCGCCGTGGGTCTAAACGCAACATCCACGCACACTACGATCTGGGCAACGAGTTTTACGGCCTCTGGCTCGACGAAACCATGAGCTATTCATCGGCCATCTTTAAGCCCGGCGTAAATGATCTGGCTTCCGCCCAGCGCGAAAAATATCGCGCGCTGGCAACCGCCATGCAGTTGCAGCCAGACCATCACGTGTTGGAAATAGGCTGTGGCTGGGGCGGCTTTGCAGAATACGCCGCTGGTGAAATTGGTTGCCGCGTCACCGGCATCACTATTTCCCAGCAACAGCTTGACTATGCCCGTGCCCGCATGGCCAGCGCAGGTCTCTCAGACAAAGTGGAACTTCGCTTTCAGGACTACCGCGACGTTGACGAAAAGTTTGACCGCGTTGCCTCAATCGAAATGTTTGAGGCCGTCGGCGAAGCCTATTGGCCTGCCTATTTCAAACAGGTGCATGACGTGCTCAGGCCTGGCGGCAAGGCAGGCTTGCAGATCATCACCATCGCTGACGAGGCCTTTGAAGACTATCGCAGCACCGCAGACTTCATTCAGCGCTACATTTTTCCCGGTGGCATGCTGCCGTCGCCCACCATATTGCGCGAACAAATAAGCCATGCAGGATTGACCCTGACGGGCAACCGCGAGTTCGGTCCCGACTACGCGCGCACCTTACGCCTGTGGCAGCAGCGGTTCGCAGAGGCATGGCCGACAATTGAACCGCTTGGCTTTGATGAGCGCTTCAGGCGCCTGTGGCACTTCTACCTGGCCTATTGCGAAGCCGGGTTCTGCTCCGCCAACACAGACGTGACCCAGGTTACGCTTGCGCGCGCCTGA
- a CDS encoding MFS transporter, protein MLWLYALPGLPLAALTLPVYVFVPSYYAELGVPLALIGIALLVVRLLDAVTDPAIGFLSDRLKLPFGRRKPWLVLGLVPTMLAVWMVFVPPEQPTVTYLLFWSALLSIGWTLMILPYTAWGAELAEDYDGRTGVTARREGLVVAGTLLATATPAVLDATGMGGTANAMQTLAISLMLLLPLTVAICVIFVPTPRNTTKRRINLREGITALRDNRTFLRLIAAFLINGWANGLPATLFVIFVTHVLAAPALVGPLLFLYFVSGVVAIPGWLWIARRWNKHRTWVASMTLACATFVWVPFLGAGDVTAFAIICILSGFAVGADLVLPAAIQADVVDIDTAQTGEQRTGLYFALWSLATKLSLALAAGVAFPLLALAGFDATANTPNTNQSLFAVSMLYAGLPVILKLPALVLMWSFPLDRDAHRELRARINSAPASP, encoded by the coding sequence GTGTTGTGGCTTTACGCCCTTCCCGGCCTGCCCCTGGCGGCCCTCACGCTACCTGTTTATGTTTTCGTACCCAGCTACTATGCGGAACTCGGCGTACCTCTTGCCCTCATTGGTATTGCGTTGCTGGTTGTCCGTTTGCTGGATGCCGTGACCGACCCCGCCATCGGCTTCCTGAGCGACCGGCTTAAACTTCCCTTTGGTCGCCGCAAACCGTGGCTAGTGCTTGGCCTCGTTCCCACCATGCTGGCCGTATGGATGGTATTCGTCCCGCCGGAACAACCAACAGTCACCTACCTGTTGTTCTGGAGCGCCCTTCTCTCAATAGGCTGGACACTGATGATCCTGCCCTACACGGCGTGGGGCGCCGAACTGGCGGAAGATTATGACGGACGCACCGGCGTCACCGCCCGCCGCGAAGGTCTGGTTGTCGCCGGCACACTGCTGGCAACCGCAACACCAGCAGTGCTGGACGCCACAGGCATGGGCGGCACGGCCAATGCCATGCAGACCCTTGCCATCAGCCTGATGCTCCTGTTGCCGCTGACCGTCGCCATTTGTGTGATCTTTGTTCCCACACCACGCAACACGACGAAGCGTCGTATCAATCTGCGCGAGGGGATCACGGCGCTGCGCGACAACAGAACATTTTTGCGCCTGATAGCTGCATTCCTGATCAACGGCTGGGCCAATGGCCTGCCTGCCACATTGTTTGTGATTTTCGTCACCCATGTGCTGGCCGCACCAGCGTTAGTCGGCCCGCTGCTGTTTTTGTATTTCGTGTCCGGCGTGGTCGCCATTCCCGGTTGGCTTTGGATCGCCCGCCGGTGGAACAAGCATCGCACCTGGGTTGCTTCCATGACACTGGCCTGCGCCACGTTCGTTTGGGTGCCGTTTTTAGGCGCTGGTGACGTTACGGCTTTTGCCATCATCTGCATTCTGTCAGGCTTTGCCGTGGGCGCGGATCTGGTTTTGCCAGCCGCAATTCAGGCGGATGTGGTGGACATTGATACCGCCCAGACCGGAGAACAGCGCACCGGGCTTTACTTTGCCTTGTGGAGCCTGGCCACAAAGCTGTCGCTGGCGCTTGCAGCGGGTGTGGCGTTTCCGTTGCTTGCATTGGCCGGTTTCGACGCAACTGCCAACACGCCTAACACGAACCAAAGTTTATTCGCCGTTTCAATGCTTTACGCGGGTCTGCCGGTGATCCTAAAGCTGCCCGCCCTCGTACTCATGTGGAGTTTTCCACTTGACCGGGATGCTCACAGGGAGCTTCGGGCCCGCATCAACAGTGCGCCTGCCTCCCCATGA
- a CDS encoding DUF3833 family protein: MGEKLKPEHLNRFGAEENPELRLEEFFDGALEAEGEFRDPFGRVRRRFSATVTGTRSGAEIRVHEKFQYDDGETDEREWLIEALGNGRYRGKASDVVGVAEGRVEGRRMRWSYPIDLPIGGRAWRLKFDDIFEMHHPDELINTANVSKFGLPVGSVYQRIARCKTTK; this comes from the coding sequence ATGGGCGAAAAACTGAAACCTGAGCACCTGAACAGGTTCGGCGCGGAAGAAAATCCCGAACTGCGCCTTGAAGAGTTTTTTGACGGGGCGCTGGAAGCTGAAGGTGAGTTCCGCGATCCGTTTGGCCGCGTGCGGCGCAGATTTAGCGCTACCGTGACCGGCACCCGCAGTGGCGCTGAGATACGTGTCCACGAAAAGTTTCAGTATGACGATGGCGAGACCGACGAGCGCGAATGGCTGATTGAAGCGCTGGGCAACGGTCGCTACCGCGGCAAGGCCAGTGATGTTGTCGGCGTTGCTGAAGGGCGCGTTGAAGGCCGCCGTATGCGCTGGTCATATCCCATCGACCTTCCTATTGGTGGTCGCGCATGGCGGCTGAAGTTTGATGATATCTTTGAGATGCACCACCCCGATGAACTGATCAACACAGCCAATGTATCGAAGTTTGGGTTGCCGGTGGGAAGTGTCTATCAGCGCATCGCGCGGTGTAAGACTACAAAATAG
- a CDS encoding SDR family NAD(P)-dependent oxidoreductase: MANFSNPETGVAWVTGASSGIGRDVALRLARDGWTVAATARRREELDALATEANGLAGKIIACEGDVTDHTGMTRVALDIERNEGPIALCVLNAGVYLPIDARDFKADAFETTFAVNLTGVANCLEPAIAAMKARGRGQIALVASVTGYGGLPTSSAYGASKAALINLAETLRIELDPIGILVQVVNPGFIDTPATKHNPFPMPALMSSPDAADRIVTGLKSRGFEITFPRRFTYVLKALDFLPARWRLALVRRATGWNRADSTPLD, encoded by the coding sequence ATGGCTAATTTTTCCAATCCTGAAACCGGCGTTGCCTGGGTCACAGGCGCAAGCTCCGGCATTGGCCGTGATGTCGCACTGCGTTTGGCGCGCGACGGGTGGACCGTCGCCGCAACTGCGCGTCGACGTGAGGAGCTTGACGCGCTTGCGACGGAAGCTAACGGACTTGCAGGCAAAATCATCGCCTGTGAAGGCGACGTGACCGACCACACGGGGATGACGCGCGTTGCTCTTGATATAGAGCGCAATGAGGGGCCGATAGCGCTGTGTGTGCTGAATGCCGGCGTGTATCTGCCGATTGATGCGCGCGACTTCAAGGCAGATGCATTCGAGACTACCTTTGCCGTCAACCTGACCGGTGTGGCCAACTGCCTGGAACCGGCCATAGCAGCCATGAAGGCACGTGGGCGAGGGCAGATAGCGCTTGTTGCTTCTGTCACGGGGTATGGCGGTCTGCCGACAAGTTCTGCCTACGGAGCAAGCAAGGCGGCTCTTATCAATCTGGCTGAAACGCTGCGCATCGAACTCGATCCCATCGGCATTCTGGTGCAGGTGGTCAATCCGGGCTTTATTGACACGCCTGCCACAAAGCACAATCCGTTCCCTATGCCGGCCTTGATGTCGTCGCCGGACGCGGCTGATCGTATTGTTACCGGGCTCAAATCGCGGGGCTTTGAAATCACATTCCCGCGTCGGTTTACCTATGTTCTCAAGGCGCTTGATTTTTTGCCCGCACGCTGGCGTCTGGCGCTGGTGAGGCGCGCAACCGGGTGGAACAGGGCAGACAGCACGCCGCTGGATTAA